A window of Choloepus didactylus isolate mChoDid1 chromosome 21, mChoDid1.pri, whole genome shotgun sequence contains these coding sequences:
- the LOC119518326 gene encoding LOW QUALITY PROTEIN: olfactory receptor 9G4-like (The sequence of the model RefSeq protein was modified relative to this genomic sequence to represent the inferred CDS: inserted 1 base in 1 codon), whose translation MEIEVGNRTILTELISVGFSADPKLQLILFGIFLTLYLVILPGNMILVILIWIDSCLHTPMYFFIGNLSFLGFWYASVHTSVILSICVSGVKCMSLAGCGAQFFFPYTVAYTECYLLAXHDHHVVICIPLFYSGTMNMSLCTGLVAGAYIGGVLNAIAHTANTFCLSFCGKNIIGHFFCDVPSPIKRPFTDFQVYEKVLLGVVGFTVLFSTLATLISYFNILLTILRICSASGRRKAFSTCASHLVSVTLFYRNLFFMYSRLSSNYSLQRDKVAALFYAVVNPLLNPLIYSMRNKNVKVVFRKAAQTIPLQS comes from the exons ATGGAAATAGAAGTGGGAAATCGTACCATCCTGACTGAGTTAATCTCGGTGGGCTTCTCAGCAGACCCCAAGTTGCAGCTGATTCTATTTGGAATATTTCTGACTCTCTACTTAGTGATCTTGCCAGGGAACATGATCCTGGTTATCTTAATCTGGATTGATTCCTGCctgcacacacccatgtactttttcatTGGCAATCTGTCTTTCCTGGGTTTCTGGTATGCATCGGTGCATACCTCAGTAATTCTGTCCATTTGTGTCTCAGGAGTGAAATGTATGTCCTTGGCTGGATGTGGGGCCCAGTTCTTCTTTCCCTATACTGTAGCCTACACTGAGTGCTATCTCCTAG GTCATGACCATCACGTGGTAATTTGTATCCCATTATTCTATTCAGGTACCATGAACATGTCCCTCTGTACTGGCCTTGTTGCTGGGGCCTACATAGGAGGTGTTTTGAATGCCATAGCCCATACTGCCAACACTTTCTGCCTGAGTTTCTGTGGTAAAAATATCATTGGCCATTTCTTCTGTGATGTCCCATCACCGATAAAAAGGCCCTTCACAGACTTCCAGGTATATGAAAAAGTCCTTCTGGGTGTGGTGGGCTTCACAGTCCTCTTCAGCACACTTGCCACACTGATCTCCTACTTCAACATCCTCCTGACTATCCTGAGGATCTGCTCTGCCTCTGGGAGGCgcaaggccttctccacctgtgctTCCCACCTGGTCTCAGTCACCCTCTTCTACAGAAACTTGTTCTTCATGTATTCTAGGCTGAGCTCCAACTATTCCCTCCAGAGAGACAAAGTGGCTGCCCTGTTCTATGCTGTGGTGAACCCGTTACTCAACCCTCTCATCTATAGCATGAGGAACAAAAATGTTAAAGTGGTTTTCAGGAAAGCAGCACAGACTATACCACTACAGAGTTGA